GGTGAAGCCGCCCCTCAGCGGTGCCGGCGCCGTCGAACGGCCGTGGCCCCGCACGTCGTACAGCACGACGTGGAACTCCCCGGCGAGCCGGACCGCGACCTCGGACCAGACCTCCTTCGAGTCCGGATAGCCGTGCACGAGCACCACCGTCGGCCGGCGTGCGTCGCCGAGCTCGGCGACGCACAGCTCGATCCCGCCCGTCCGGACCCGGCGCTCCCGCGCCCCGTCGAGTCCCGCCCCCGCCATCACACCGCTCCTTCGTTCCACCGCCGCACGTGCGGCAGGTCGTCGTCCAGCCAGAACGCGCTCTGCTCGGGGTCCCTGGAGTCGGTGACGACCAGGATCTCCTCGAACTTCGCGCCCGTCCCCCGGAATCCGAGGTGGGGTTCGACCGCCCAGAGGCCCGGAGTGGGCGGGTGGTCGGAGAACTTGTACGGGGACCAGAGCGGCGACCAGCCGTCCCGGTGGCCGTGCACGGCGTCGCTCAGCAGGCCCTTGAGGGACTGGGCGCCGAAGCCGAAGAGGGTCGGGGTGAAGCGCCGCTCCCGCACCCGGTCGATCTTGTGGGCGATCACGCCGAACGGATAGGCGCGGTGCCGGTTGGCGTACCCCTGGCGGACCATGAGCCGGTCCACGTCCTCGTATATCTCGCGCAGGCTGCGCCGCTCGCGGACCTCGCGCAGGATCAGCTCGCGGTGGTCGCGCAGGTCGGCGAGGAGCTTGTCGTGCAGCGGGTTGAGCCCGAGGCAGCCGCTGTACCCGATGTCCGCCGTGTACCCCTTGTACACGGGCGCCATGTCGAGGATGAACGGCATCCCCGCCTCCAGGCGCCGGTCGGTGGGGAAGAACTGCAGCGGGATCTTGAAGTCGACGAAGGCGGTGCGGTCGCCGAACCAGGCGAACGGGCGGTGGAACCAGTCCTTCACCCCGCGCTCGTACAGCCACTCGCGCTGCATCCGCGCCGCCTCGCGCTCGGTCACACCCGGCTTGAGCTGGGCCGCGACCGCTTCCGCGCAGGCGTAGGAGAGCTGCTGTACGTCCCTGAACCCCCGCAGTTCCGCGGTCAGTTCGCTTGCCACTGCTGAGGTCATGCCACCCGCCCGTCCGGTGTGAGCGTACGGTCGCACTACGCGTCCGTAACTTGACACCGATGAATGTGACAATGCCCGGCGGCTACGTCAAGGGGTGTGCACGAGGCCCTGTGGAAAACTCCGTCCCCGAGACCCCGACGACTTTCGTCGCGACGACTCTCGGGGTTCGTACGCCGGAAGTCGGAGAGGGTTCGAGCCGTAGGGCTGACGACGGCTGTGGCGCCCGCCACTACCGTCGAACCGTGACTGTGATCGCCACCGAAAGCCTCAGCAAGCGGTTCCCCCGGGTGACCGCTCTCGACCGGCTCTCCCTGGACATCGGGCCCGGTGTGACCGGACTGGTGGGTGCCAACGGAGCCGGCAAGTCCACGATGATCAAGATCCTGCTCGGCCTCTCCCCCGCCACGGAGGGCCGCGCCGAGGTCCTGGGCCTCGACGTCTCGACGCACGGCCCCGAGATCCGCGAGCGCGTCGGGTACATGCCCGAGCACGACTGCCTGCCGCCGGACGTCTCGGCCACCGAGTTCGTCGTCCACATGGCGCGGATGTCGGGGCTGCCGGCGACCGCCGCCCGCGAGCGGACGGCCGACACCCTGCGCCACGTCGGCCTGTACGAGGAGCGCTACCGCCCCATCGGCGGCTACTCGACCGGCATGAAGCAGCGGGTGAAGCTGGCCCAGGCCCTGGTCCACGACCCCAAGCTGGTCCTCCTCGACGAGCCGACCAACGGCCTCGACCCGGTCGGCCGGGACGAGATGCTCGGCCTCATCCGCCGCGTCTGGACCGACTTCGGCATCTCCGTGCTCGTCACCTCCCACCTCCTCGGCGAGCTGGAGCGGACCTGCGACCACGTCGTCGTCATCGACGGCGGAAAGCTGCTGCGGTCCAGCTCCACCAGCGACTTCACCCGCACCACCACGACCCTCGCGGTCGAGGTCACCGACTCGGACGCGCACCCGGACGGCACCGGCGCGCTCCGCGCGGCCCTCGCCGAGGCCGGCGTCACCCTCCACGAGGGCGTCGAGGAGGGCCTGCCCGGTGCCGGTCACATCCTGCTCCTGGAGGCCGCCGGCGAGGAGACGTACGACCTGGTGCGCGACACCGTCGCCGGCCTCGGCCTCGGCCTGGTCCGCATGGAGCAGCGCCGCCACCACATCGCCGAGGTCTTCCGTCCCGAGGCCGCCGCGCAGCACGAGGAGGTGAAGGCCCGATGAGCACCCCCGCCCCCGAGGCCGCCCCCGACACCACCCGGATCCACAACATCGGATACCGGTCCTACGACGGCCCCAGGCTCGGCCGCTCGTACGCCCGCCGCTCGCTCTTCTCGCAGTCCCTGCGCGGGGCGTACGGCCTGGGCCGCAGCGCCAAGTCGAAGGTGCTGCCGATGCTGCTTTTCGCCGTGATGTGCGTGCCCGCGCTGATCGTCACCGCGATCGCGGTGTACATGAAGAACGAGAAGCACCTCATGGAGTACACCCAGTACGCGGTCTACCTCCAGCTCGTCATCGCCGTCTACCTGGCCTCCCAGGCCCCCCAGTCGGTCTCCCGCGACCTGAGGTTCCGGACGGTGCCGCTGTACTTCTCCCGGCCCATCGAGCGGGTCGACTACGTGCTCGCCAAGTACGGGGCCATGGCGTCGGCGCTGTTCGTCCTCACCGCCACCCCGCTGCTGATCATGTGGGTCGGCTCGATGCTGGCCAAGATGGACTTCGCCGAGCAGGCCAAGATGTTCGGCCAGGGGCTCGTCTCCGTCGCGATCCTGTCGGTGCTCTTCGGCGGCATCGGCCTGGTCATGGCCGCGCTCACGCCGCGCCGCGGCTTCGGCGTCGCCGCCGTGATCGCCGTCCTCACCATCACCTACGGCGCCGTCTCCACCCTCCAGGGCATCTCCTACGCCACCGACAACACCGACGCCATCGCCTGGCTCGGCCTGTTCTCCCCCCTCACCCTCGTCATCGGCCTGCAGAACGCCTTCCTCGGCGCTCCCGCCTCCTTCCCCGGCGAGATGTCGGTCGGGACCGGAGTCGGCGTGGTCTACCTCCTGGTCGTCCTCGGCCTCGTCGCCGCCTGCTACGGCATCCTGATGCGCCGCTACCGAAAGGTCGGACTGTGAGCACCCTGCACATCGACCACGTCTCGCGCTGGTTCGGCAACGTCGTCGCGGTCAACGACGTCACGATGTCGATCGGCCCCGGCGTGACCGGCCTGCTCGGCCCCAACGGCGCCGGGAAGTCCACCCTCATCAACATGATGGGCGGCTTCCTCGCCCCCTCCACGGGCAGCGTGACCCTCGACGGCGAGCCGGTCTGGCGCAACGAGTCCGTCTACCGTTCCATCGGCGTCGTCCCCGAGCGGGAGGCGATGTACGACTTCCTCACCGGCCGCGAGTTCGTGGTGGCCAACGCGGAGCTCCAGGGCCTCGGCGCGACGGAGGCCCAGAAGGCCCTCGCCACCGTCGAGATGGAGTACGCGCAGGACCGGAAGATCGCCACGTACAGCAAGGGCATGCGGCAGCGCGTGAAGATGGCCTCGGCCCTGGTCCACGAGCCGTCCGTGCTGCTGCTCGACGAGCCGTTCAACGGCATGGACCCGCGCCAGCGGATGCAGCTCATGGAGCTGCTGCGGCGGATGGGCGCCGACGGGCGCACGGTGCTGTTCTCCTCGCACATCCTGGAGGAGGTCGAGCAGCTCGCCTCCCACATCGAGGTGATCGTCGCCGGCCGGCACGCCGCCTCCGGCGACTTCCGCCGGATCCGCCGTCTGATGACCGACCGGCCGCACCGCTATCTGGTCCGCTCCAGCGACGACCGGGCGCTCGCCGCCGCGCTGATCGCCGACCCGTCGACGGCCGGCATCGAGGTCGACGCGGTGGAGGGCGGACTGCGGATCCAGGCCGTCGACTTCGGACGGTTCACCGAGCTGCTGCCGCAGGTCGCACGCGCGCGTGGGATCCGGCTGCTGACGGTGTCGCCCTCCGACGAGTCGCTCGAATCCGTCTTCTCGTATCTCGTCGCGGCCTGAAAGGAGCACGATCCCGATGTACGACCCCACCGTCGCCCGGCTCACCTACCGGGCCCTCCTGGGCCGCCGCCGGGCGGCGATCCTCTTCCTGCTGCCCGGCCTGCTCCTGCTCATCGCCACGGCCGTCCGGATCATCAACGGCGCGGACGACCAGGTCGCGGCCGACCTCCTCGGCGGTTTCGCGCTCGCCACGATGGTGCCGCTGATCGGCGTCATCGCCGGCACGGGCGCGATCGGCCCGGAGATCGACGACGGCTCCATCGTCTACCTGCTCTCCAAGCCGGTGAAGCGGCCGACGATCATCACCACCAAGCTGATCGTGGCCATCGCCGTGACCATGGCCTTCTCGGCCGTGCCCACCCTGATCGCCGGCTTCATCCTGAACGGGAACGGGCAGCAGGTCGCCGTGGCCTACACGGTCGCCGCGCTGGTCGCCTCCATCGCCTACAGCGCGCTCTTCCTGCTGCTCGGCACGGTCAGCCGGCACGCCGTGGTGATCGGCCTGGTCTACGCCCTGGTCTGGGAGGCGCTGTTCGGCTCCCTGATCGCCGGCGCCCGCACCCTCAGCGTCCAGCAGTGGTCGCTCGCCCTCGCCGAGAAGGTCACCGGCGAGGGGCTGATCAGCTCCGACGTGGCGCTGCCGACGGCGTCGGTGCTGCTGATCGCCGTCACGATCGGGGCCACCTGGTTCGCCGGCCACAAGCTGCGCACGCTGACGCTGGCCGGCGAGGAGTAGGCCGGCCCCGGACGGGGCGTCAGACGGTACGGTCGCGGGCGGCGAGCAGGCCGACGCCCGCGGCCGCCGCGCAGACACCGAGCACCAGCGAGATCGGCAGCGTCCACGAGCCGGTCGCCTGATGCAGGGCACCGGCCGCCAGCGGACCCGCGGCCGCCATCAGATAGCCGACGGTCTGGGCCATCCCGGAGAGCCGGGCGGCCGTCGGGGCGTCCCCGGTCCGCAGCACGATCAGGGTCAGCGCGAGCCCCAGGGCCCCGCCCTGGCCGACGCCGAGGACCGCCGACCACAGCCAGGCGCCCTCGGCCGGGGCGACGAGCAGCCCCGCGTACCCGGCGGCGACCAGCGTCGTCACCAGCACCACCAGCGGGCGCTGGCTGCGCCTGCGGCCCGCGAGCAGCGGCACCGCGAAGGCCCCGGCGACCTGGATCAGGTTGTTGAAGGCGAAGACCACACCGGCCTCGGAGCGGCTCATCCCGTGGTCGGTGAAGATCGTCGGCATCCAGGCGATCAGCACGTACGACCAGAGCGACTGCAGGCCCATGAAGAGGGTCACCTGCCAGGCGAGCGCCGAGCGCCACACCCGCGCCGGGGCGGCGCCGGCGGCCGGGACGGCCCGTACCTCGTGACCGGTACGGCCCCGGGCGATCAGCACCTGGGGCAGCCAGGCCACCGCCGCCACCAGGGCGAGCAGCGACCAGGAGCCGAGCGAGCCCTGCCAGCCGCCGCCGAGCGCCTCCTCCAGCGGGACCGCGGCCGCGGCGGCGACGGTCGCGCCGGCGACCATCGCCCCCGTGTACACGGAGGTCATGGCGGCCGCCCGGTCCGGGAAGTCCCGCTTGACCAGACCCGGCATCAGCACGTTGAGCAGGGCGATCGCGGTGCCGACGAGGACGCCGCCGCCGTACAGCGCCGCCACCGACGGCAGCAGCCGCAGCAGGATGCCGCCGGCGAGCAGCAGCAGCGCGGCGAGCACGGTCCGCTCGGCGCCGAAGCGGCGGCCCAGCCAGGGCGCGACCAGCGCGCCGAGGCCGAGGAAGAGCACCGGGATCGAGGTGATGAGCGATCCGGCGGTCGAGGAGAGGCCGAAGGCCCCGGCTATCTCGCCGACCAGCGGCGCCACGCTCGCCAGCGCGACCCGCATGTTGAGCGAGGCGAGCACGATCCCGGCGAGCAGCAGCAGCGGATGGGCGAGCAGCGCGCGCCGCGCGGCGGTCCCGGCGGCCGAGGGGCGTACGTCGGCCTCGGCGTCGACCAGCACGCGCGCGGGGCCCGTCTCCGTACCCCTCACGCCCCCGCCTCCCGGCTCTCCTCCAGCAGCGCCGCCACCGTCTCCGCCGGGACCCGCAGCAGCTCGCGGGCCTGCTGTTCGGCCCCGTCGGGGTCGCCGGCCTCGATCGCGGCGACCAGCGCCTCGTGGACGTCGATGTCGACCGGCGGCATCGCGCGGTCGCCGAGCGCCTCGACCAGGACCTCGTGGACCTGCGCCGAGAAGAAGCGGTAGACCTCGATGAAGGCCGCGTTGTGGGTGGCGGCCACCACCGCGAGGTGGAAGGCGAGGTCCGCGTCGGCGTCCCGGTCGCCCTCCTCGCGCAGGGTGGTCAGGGCGGCGCGCAGCCGCAGCAGGTCGTGGGTGTCCCGCCGTTCCGCCGCGAGCCGGGCCGCCTCCGCCTCCAGGGCGGTCCGCAGTTCCAGGACGTCGCGCGCGCCCGCGTGCCGGACCCCGCGCAGGACGGCGGCCGGGTCGGCGGTGGAGCGGACGAAGGTGCCGTTGCCCTGCCGGGACTCCAGGAGCCCGGCGTGGACGAGGACCCGGATCGCCTCGCGGACGGTGTTGCGTCCGACGCCCAGCTGCTGGGCGAGCTCGTGCTCGGTCGGGATGCGGTCGCCGACGGCCCACTCGCCCTCGGCGAGCTGGGCCCGCAGCTGCTCCACCGCGGAGTCCACCAGCGAGGTGCGCCCCGCCGCTCTCAGTGCCGCCATTCCGTCCCGTCCCTCCGTACCCGATTCGCCCGGTTGCCCAGTCATCCTACAAGTCATCCACAGACGTGCTCACAGTCACCGAGGCGCCGCCCGGGGACCGGACTACTGTGGGCTCGTACGTGCACCGAACACCCTCATCACCCTCGGGAGTCAGTCATGTCAGACCGCTTCGACGTCGTCGTACTCGGAGCTGGCCCCGGCGGCTACGTCGCCGCCATCCGCGCCGCCCAGCTGGGCAAGCGGGTCGCGGTCGTCGAGGAGAAGTACTGGGGCGGTGTCTGCCTGAACGTCGGCTGCATCCCCACCAAGGCGCTGCTCCGCAACGCCGAACTGGCGCACATCTTCAACCACGAGGCGAAGACCTTCGGCATCAAGGTCGACGGCTCGGTGACCTTCGACTACGGCGACGCCTACCGCCGCAGCCGGACGGTCGCGGACGGCCGCGTCAAGGGCGTCCACTTCCTGATGAAGAAGAACGGCATCACGGAGTTCGACGGCCGGGGCACGTTCGTCGACGCGAACACCCTCCAGGTCGCGAAGGCCGACGGCACGACGCAGACCATCACCTTCGACAACTGCATCATCGCCACCGGCGCCTCCCCGCGCCTGCTGCCCGGCACCGCCCTGAGCGACCGCGTCGTCTCCTACGAGCAGCAGATCCTGGCCGAGGACGCCCCGAAGTCGATCGTCATCGCGGGTGCCGGCGCGATCGGCATCGAGTTCGCGTACGTGCTGAACAACTACGGCACCAAGGTCACCATCGTCGAGTTCCTCGACCGGATGGCCCCGCTGGAGGACGAGGAGGTGTCGAAGGAGCTGGCGAAGCAGTACCGCAAGCTCGGCATCGACGTCCTCACCTCGACCCGGGTCGACGCGATCGACGAGTCCGGCCCGCAGGTGCGCGTCACGGTCACCGGCAAGGACGGCTCGCAGAAGGTCCTGGAGGCCGACAAGGTCCTGCAGGCCATCGGCTTCGCGCCGAACGTCTCCGGCTACGGCCTGGAGAACACCGGTGTCGCGCTCACCGAGCGCGGCGCGATCGACGTCGACGGCCGCTGCCGCACCTCGGTCCCGAACATCTTCGCCATCGGTGACGTCACCGCGAAGCTGATGCTCGCGCACACCGCCGAGGCCATGGGCGTCATCGCCGCCGAGACCATCGCGGACGCCGAGACGATGGAGCTCGACTACGCGATGATCCCGCGGGCGACGTACTGCCAGCCGCAGATCGCGAGCTTCGGCTACACCGAGGCGCAGGCCCGCGAGAAGGGCTACGACGTCAAGGTCGCCAAGTTCCCCTTCATGGCGAACGGCAAGGCGCACGGCCTCGGCGACTCGACCGGCTTCGTCAAGATCGTCGCCGACGCCAAGTACGGCGAGATCGTCGGCGCCCACCTGATCGGCCCGGACGTCACCGAGCTGCTGCCCGAGCTGACGCTGGCCCAGCAGTGGGACCTCACCGTCCACGAGGTCGCGCGGAACGTGCACGCCCACCCCACCCTGGGCGAGGCCGTCAAGGAAGCCGTCCACGGCATCGCCGGCCACATGATCAACTTCTGAGTCCCGTCCGGCCTCATAGGCCGCGCACGGCCCCAGGTGATAGGCACTGAGAAGTGCCGAGCGAAACCTTCCCGGGTGGCGAACCGTCCCGACCGATCAGGTCGTGGGTGCGTTCGTCACCCGGCACGCATCTCTGGCTCGCGGTCATCGCGGTCACCAGCCTCACCCTCGCGCTCTCCCCGGCGGGGCTGGACACGTACTTCCTCCACCGGAACAGCAGCAACCTCCACCAGCTCGCCCACCACCCGGTCCGCGCCCTGCTCGGCAGCGCGTTCTGGATCGAGGACCCGGCCGACCTGCTGCTGTACGCCGTGCTCTTCGAGGTACTCCACGCCCCCGTGGAGCGCTGGCTGGGCACCGCCAAGTGGCTGTTCACCGTCGCCACCGCGCACATCGCCGCGACCCTCGTCAGCCAGCAGGTCGTCCTCCTGGCGATCCGCGACCACGACGTGCCCCGCAGCATGGCGCACGTCGTCGACATCGGCGTCAGCTACGGCCTCGCCGCCTCCGCCGGAATCCTCACCTACCGGATCGCCCGGCGGTGGCGCCCGCTCTACCTCGCGGCGGCGGTGGCCTTCTTCCTCGTCCCGCTGCTCGCCGACCGCACGTACACCGACCTCGGGCACGCCCTCTCGCTGGCGATCGGCCTGGCCTGCTACCCGCTCACCCGCCGTCCGGCGGCGCACGAAAAACCGGTCGCACCCGAACAGGAGCCCGGCGCACACTAGTTGTGCGGGGGACACGGGGGATCCCCCGGTGGCGGCCGCTTCGAGCGCGCGGATCCCCGGATCCGCGCGGGCCGCGACCGACGAAGGCCCGCTCCCCTCGGGGAGCGGGCCTTCGCACGGAATCTCCGGACGGCTCAGGCCGCCAGCAGACGCTCCAGGACGAGCGCGATGCCGTCCTCCTCGTTGGAGGCCGTCACCTCGTCCGCCACCGCCCGCAGCTCCTCGTGCGCGTTCCCCATCGCGACCCCGTGCGCGGCCCAGCCGAACATCGGGATGTCGTTGGGCATGTCGCCGAAGGCGATGGTCTCCGCGGCCTTGACCCCGAGCCGGCGCGCCGCCAGCGAGAGGCCGGTCGCCTTGCTCAGCCCGAGCGGCAGGATCTCCACGATCCCGGGACCCGCCATGACCACGTCGACCAGACCGCCGACGCCGGCGCGGGCGACCGCGGTCAGCTCGTCGTCGGTCATCGCCGGGTGCTGGATGTAGAGCTTGGTGAGCGGCGCCGCCCACAGCTCGGCCGGGTCCTCGTACGGCACGTACGGCAGCGGACCCTCCTGCGCCCGGTAGCCGGGGCCCATCAGGACCTCGCCCTCCAGGCCGTCCCGGCTGGCGGCCAGCGCCAGCGGGCCGACCTCCGCCTCGATCTTGGAGAGGGCGAGCCCGGCGAGCTGCCGGTCCAGCGTCAGAGAGGTCAGCAGCCGGTGCTCGCCGGCGTGGTAGACCTGCGCGCCCTGTCCGCACACCGCGATCCCCTGGTAGCCGAGGTCGTCGAGGATGTGCCGGGTCCAGGGCACCGCCCGGCCGGTGACGACGATGTGCGCGGCGCCCGCCGCCGTGGCGGCGGCGAGGGCGTCCCGCGTACGGGCCGAGACGGACTCGTCGGCCCGCAGCAGCGTGCCGTCGAGGTCCGTCGCGACCAGGCGGTAGGGGAAGGGGCTCACTTGGCGATCGGCTCCAGGACCTCGCGCCCGCCCAGGTACGGCCGGAGGACCTCCGGGACGCGCACCGAACCGTCGGCGAGCTGGTGGTTCTCCAGGATGGCGACGATGGTCCGCGGAACGGCGCACAGCGTGCCGTTCAGCGTGGCGAGCGGCTGGACGGTCTTCTTGCCGCCCTGCTCCTCGCGCATGCGGACGGAGAGGCGGCGGGCCTGGAAGCCGTCGCAGTTGGAGGCCGAGGTCA
The Streptomyces roseofulvus genome window above contains:
- a CDS encoding rhomboid-like protein, producing the protein MRSSPGTHLWLAVIAVTSLTLALSPAGLDTYFLHRNSSNLHQLAHHPVRALLGSAFWIEDPADLLLYAVLFEVLHAPVERWLGTAKWLFTVATAHIAATLVSQQVVLLAIRDHDVPRSMAHVVDIGVSYGLAASAGILTYRIARRWRPLYLAAAVAFFLVPLLADRTYTDLGHALSLAIGLACYPLTRRPAAHEKPVAPEQEPGAH
- a CDS encoding ABC transporter permease, translated to MSTPAPEAAPDTTRIHNIGYRSYDGPRLGRSYARRSLFSQSLRGAYGLGRSAKSKVLPMLLFAVMCVPALIVTAIAVYMKNEKHLMEYTQYAVYLQLVIAVYLASQAPQSVSRDLRFRTVPLYFSRPIERVDYVLAKYGAMASALFVLTATPLLIMWVGSMLAKMDFAEQAKMFGQGLVSVAILSVLFGGIGLVMAALTPRRGFGVAAVIAVLTITYGAVSTLQGISYATDNTDAIAWLGLFSPLTLVIGLQNAFLGAPASFPGEMSVGTGVGVVYLLVVLGLVAACYGILMRRYRKVGL
- a CDS encoding M24 family metallopeptidase, producing MTSAVASELTAELRGFRDVQQLSYACAEAVAAQLKPGVTEREAARMQREWLYERGVKDWFHRPFAWFGDRTAFVDFKIPLQFFPTDRRLEAGMPFILDMAPVYKGYTADIGYSGCLGLNPLHDKLLADLRDHRELILREVRERRSLREIYEDVDRLMVRQGYANRHRAYPFGVIAHKIDRVRERRFTPTLFGFGAQSLKGLLSDAVHGHRDGWSPLWSPYKFSDHPPTPGLWAVEPHLGFRGTGAKFEEILVVTDSRDPEQSAFWLDDDLPHVRRWNEGAV
- a CDS encoding MFS transporter; this translates as MRGTETGPARVLVDAEADVRPSAAGTAARRALLAHPLLLLAGIVLASLNMRVALASVAPLVGEIAGAFGLSSTAGSLITSIPVLFLGLGALVAPWLGRRFGAERTVLAALLLLAGGILLRLLPSVAALYGGGVLVGTAIALLNVLMPGLVKRDFPDRAAAMTSVYTGAMVAGATVAAAAAVPLEEALGGGWQGSLGSWSLLALVAAVAWLPQVLIARGRTGHEVRAVPAAGAAPARVWRSALAWQVTLFMGLQSLWSYVLIAWMPTIFTDHGMSRSEAGVVFAFNNLIQVAGAFAVPLLAGRRRSQRPLVVLVTTLVAAGYAGLLVAPAEGAWLWSAVLGVGQGGALGLALTLIVLRTGDAPTAARLSGMAQTVGYLMAAAGPLAAGALHQATGSWTLPISLVLGVCAAAAGVGLLAARDRTV
- a CDS encoding HAD family hydrolase gives rise to the protein MSPFPYRLVATDLDGTLLRADESVSARTRDALAAATAAGAAHIVVTGRAVPWTRHILDDLGYQGIAVCGQGAQVYHAGEHRLLTSLTLDRQLAGLALSKIEAEVGPLALAASRDGLEGEVLMGPGYRAQEGPLPYVPYEDPAELWAAPLTKLYIQHPAMTDDELTAVARAGVGGLVDVVMAGPGIVEILPLGLSKATGLSLAARRLGVKAAETIAFGDMPNDIPMFGWAAHGVAMGNAHEELRAVADEVTASNEEDGIALVLERLLAA
- a CDS encoding ABC transporter ATP-binding protein, encoding MIATESLSKRFPRVTALDRLSLDIGPGVTGLVGANGAGKSTMIKILLGLSPATEGRAEVLGLDVSTHGPEIRERVGYMPEHDCLPPDVSATEFVVHMARMSGLPATAARERTADTLRHVGLYEERYRPIGGYSTGMKQRVKLAQALVHDPKLVLLDEPTNGLDPVGRDEMLGLIRRVWTDFGISVLVTSHLLGELERTCDHVVVIDGGKLLRSSSTSDFTRTTTTLAVEVTDSDAHPDGTGALRAALAEAGVTLHEGVEEGLPGAGHILLLEAAGEETYDLVRDTVAGLGLGLVRMEQRRHHIAEVFRPEAAAQHEEVKAR
- a CDS encoding ABC transporter ATP-binding protein — protein: MSTLHIDHVSRWFGNVVAVNDVTMSIGPGVTGLLGPNGAGKSTLINMMGGFLAPSTGSVTLDGEPVWRNESVYRSIGVVPEREAMYDFLTGREFVVANAELQGLGATEAQKALATVEMEYAQDRKIATYSKGMRQRVKMASALVHEPSVLLLDEPFNGMDPRQRMQLMELLRRMGADGRTVLFSSHILEEVEQLASHIEVIVAGRHAASGDFRRIRRLMTDRPHRYLVRSSDDRALAAALIADPSTAGIEVDAVEGGLRIQAVDFGRFTELLPQVARARGIRLLTVSPSDESLESVFSYLVAA
- a CDS encoding ABC transporter permease subunit, coding for MYDPTVARLTYRALLGRRRAAILFLLPGLLLLIATAVRIINGADDQVAADLLGGFALATMVPLIGVIAGTGAIGPEIDDGSIVYLLSKPVKRPTIITTKLIVAIAVTMAFSAVPTLIAGFILNGNGQQVAVAYTVAALVASIAYSALFLLLGTVSRHAVVIGLVYALVWEALFGSLIAGARTLSVQQWSLALAEKVTGEGLISSDVALPTASVLLIAVTIGATWFAGHKLRTLTLAGEE
- a CDS encoding FadR/GntR family transcriptional regulator, producing MAALRAAGRTSLVDSAVEQLRAQLAEGEWAVGDRIPTEHELAQQLGVGRNTVREAIRVLVHAGLLESRQGNGTFVRSTADPAAVLRGVRHAGARDVLELRTALEAEAARLAAERRDTHDLLRLRAALTTLREEGDRDADADLAFHLAVVAATHNAAFIEVYRFFSAQVHEVLVEALGDRAMPPVDIDVHEALVAAIEAGDPDGAEQQARELLRVPAETVAALLEESREAGA
- the lpdA gene encoding dihydrolipoyl dehydrogenase, with product MSDRFDVVVLGAGPGGYVAAIRAAQLGKRVAVVEEKYWGGVCLNVGCIPTKALLRNAELAHIFNHEAKTFGIKVDGSVTFDYGDAYRRSRTVADGRVKGVHFLMKKNGITEFDGRGTFVDANTLQVAKADGTTQTITFDNCIIATGASPRLLPGTALSDRVVSYEQQILAEDAPKSIVIAGAGAIGIEFAYVLNNYGTKVTIVEFLDRMAPLEDEEVSKELAKQYRKLGIDVLTSTRVDAIDESGPQVRVTVTGKDGSQKVLEADKVLQAIGFAPNVSGYGLENTGVALTERGAIDVDGRCRTSVPNIFAIGDVTAKLMLAHTAEAMGVIAAETIADAETMELDYAMIPRATYCQPQIASFGYTEAQAREKGYDVKVAKFPFMANGKAHGLGDSTGFVKIVADAKYGEIVGAHLIGPDVTELLPELTLAQQWDLTVHEVARNVHAHPTLGEAVKEAVHGIAGHMINF